The DNA sequence CGCTGCCCGCCGAAGGCAAGGTGGTCGTCGAAGGCGCGAACATGGTCTGGAAGCACCTGCGGCGCAGCCAGGACCGCCCGCGCGGAGGCCGCATCCAGGTCGAGGCCCCGGTGCACGCCTCGAACGTCGCGCTGGTGTGCCCGCACCGGGAGTGCGTCCGGTTCGACCGCCCCGTGCGCACGCGGACGCTGGTCAAGGAAGACGGCAAGAAGGTGCGTCTGTGCTCCAAGTGTGGCACCGAGCTGCCCAAACTCGAATAGCGAAACCCCCGCGCCCGGCGCGGTGGCCACGGTGAAGGGCCGATATGAGCGACACAGCCCCAACGACGCAAGCCGCACCCTACGTCCCGCGGTTGAAGGACTACTACGCCCGGCAGGTGGTGCCCCAACTGATGGAGCGCTACGGCCTGAAGAACCCCCTGGCGGCGCCCCGCCTGGTGAAGATCGTCCTCAACATGGGCATCGGGGAAGCCGTCGCGGACCAGAACGCCATGGCCGACGCCCTGCTCACGCTGCGGACCATCACCGGCCAGCAGCCGGTCGTCACGAAGGCCCGGCGCAGCGAGGCGGGCTTCCGTGTGCGGCGCGGCGTGCCGCTGGGCTGCAAGGTCACCCTGCGGGGCGGGCGGATGTATGAGTTCCTGGACCGGCTGATCAGCATCGCGCTTCCGCGCGTGCGCGACTTCCGGGGCCTGTCGGTGGACTCCTTCGACGGGTCGGGCAACTACAGCCTGGGGCTGCGCGAGTGCGTGGTCTTCCCGGAGCTGGACCTGGACAAGCTGAAGAACCTGTACGGACTGGACATCACGATCGTGACGACGGCGCGGACGGATCAGGAGGCGCTGGAACTTCTCAGCCTCTTCGGCATGCCTTTCCGGCGTTGAAGCCGGGGCCAGGGCCGCAGAGGCGTTCACTGAATCCTGCGACGCAGGCGGATACATGGCTCAGAAAGCTTGGATTGTAAGGTCGTTGCGGCCGCCCAAGTTCACGTCGCGGCAGCGCAACCGGTGCAAGCTGTGCGGGCGACCGCGCGGCTACCTGCGCAAGTTCCGCATCTGCCGCATCTGCTTCCGTACACTGGCGAGCAAAGGCGAGATACCCGGCGTCTCCAAAGCAAGCTGGTAGGCCCGACGGCCTGCCACAAGACGCCTGAACGCAACGAGCGGATACGAGGCCAAAGACATGATGACCGACCCCATCGCCGACATGCTCACGCGCGTGCGCAACGCGCTGGCAGTGGAGCGCGAGACGGTGGAGATGCCCGCCTCCGTCGAAAAGGAGAGCGTGGCCCGTGTTCTGAAGGACGAAGGCTACATCGACGACTTCCAGGTCGTCGGCGAGCTTCCTCACAGAATGCTGAAGATCTACCTCAAATACGGCCCGCTCGGCGAACAGGTCATACACGAGCTGAAGAGGGTCTCCCGGCCCGGACGCCGCGTCTACCGCGGCGTCGGCGAACTCGGACACGTCCACAACGGGCTCGGGATCTGGGTCGTGTCGACCAACAAGGGCATTATCAGCGACCGGCAGTGCCGGATCCGGAAGGTCGGGGGCGAGGTGCTCTGCTCCGTCTTCTGAGCCGCCGCAGATCGGTCGCTGTGAGGAACTGACAATGTCGCGCACGGGAAACAAAGAGATCGAGGTGCCCCGGGGCGTCCAGGTCACGGTGGACGGCCCCCGCGTGTCCGTCAAGGGACCGCTCGGAGAACTCAGCCATGAGTTGCCGGACCGGCTGGAGCTGGACTACCGGCCCGAGACGGGCAGGCTCGTGGTGCGCCGCCGCGACGAATCGCGGCAGGCCCGCGCCCTGCACGGCCTGCACCGGTCCCTGCTGGCCAACATGGTGGAGGGCGTCGCCAGGGGCTTCTCCTGCGTTCTCGAAATCCATGGGACCGGCTACAACGTGAACGTGCGCGGGGGATCGCTCGTGCTGCAGATCGGCTTCTGCCACGAAGTCGTGTTCGACCTGCCGTCCGGCATCACGGTCGAGGTGGAACAGAGCGCGGCACAGGCCGGCCGGCCCGCGCGGTTCGCGGTCAAGGGCCCCGACAAGCACGCGGTCAAGCAGTTCGCAGCCACCGTGCGTGCGGTCCGCCCGCCGGAGCCGTACAAGGGCAAGGGCATTCGCTACGACGGGGAATACGTGCGGCGCAAGGAAGGCAAAGCCTTTGCCGGCCTGGACCGCTGAGGAACCTGGATGGAGCGCAGGCTCCGTCCCCTTTGGGCTCGCACCGAACATGAACAACAGCAAACGCAGGGACACTCTCAGGCGGAGCCGGCACCGGCGCGTTCGCCGCAGGATGCAGGGCACGGCCGAGCGGCCGCGGCTGTGCGTCTTTCGCAGCAACAAGCACATCTACGCGCAGGTCACCGACGACTGGCGGCAGCATACGCTGCTCTGCTGCTCTTCGCTGAGCTCCGAGCTGAAGGGCCAGTTGAAGCATGGCGGTTCGATCGAAAGCGCCGTCAAGGTGGGCGAACTGCTCGGGCGCAAGTGCCTGGAGGCGGGGATCACCGCCCTGGTGTTCGATCGCGGAGGGTATCGCTATCACGGCCGCGTGAAGGCACTGGCCGAAGCCGCCCGTGCCCAGTTCACGCAGGCGGGAGCCCCCGGTTTCTGACAGCCCCGGGCAGGGGGCCCGGTTTTCCCCCGGAGGTCACATGGCACGCAGGGACGACGAGAGCGGCCTGATCGAAGAAGTCATCGGCATCTACTACCACACCAAGGTCACCAAGGGCGGCCGGAACGTGAGCATGGCCGCGCTTGTGGCCCTCGGAGACGGCAAGGGCAAGATCGGTCTCGGCTACCAGAAGGCCCGAGGCGTGCCGACCGCAATCGAGAAGGCCAGCAAGGAAGCACGCAAGAACATGAGGAAGGTCCACCTCGTGGGCGATACGGTCGCCCATGAGGTCTGGGGCCGGCACTGCACGTCGCGCGTGCTGCTCCGGCCGGCAACCCCCGGCACGGGCGTCAAGGCCGGCGGCACCGTGCGCTCCGTGATGAACGCCGCCGGGGTGCGCAACGTCCTGAGCAAGGTCTACGGCGGCACCAACCCGATCAACGTGGCCAAGGCCACGATGGACGCGCTGGTCAACCTGCTGTCCCGCCAGACGGTCGCCGATCTGCGCGGGACGGACGTGCGGCTGTTCCACCCCCAGGCGGACTGGAAGACGGGGGCGCCGGTCGTGACCGATGCGCCCGTTGCAGCGCCCGCCGAAGCACCGGACGCTCCCGGAGCCGAGGCGGCCGCCTCAGCCGAGGCGGCCACCGTGGCCGAAGAACCGGCCACCGACCAGTAGGCGCCCGCCGAGCGGCGGCCTTTGCGGACACACAGACCGGGCGGACCGGCCCGGAGGATGAGAAGACAATGGACATAGGCAGAGCCAAAGCGGCAGTCACCCGCAGGGCCACGCGCAAGCGGGTGGGGCGCGGGCCCGGCAGCGGCCACGGCAAGACGAGCGGGCGCGGCCACAACGGAGCGCGGTCCCGGAGCGGATGGAGTTCCCGCGGCGTGACCGGCGGAGCGGCCCCCCTGTGGCGCCGCCTGCCGAAGCGCGGCTTCAGCAACATGCCGTTCAAGCAGGAGCCCGACGTCGTCAACGTCGGCCGCCTGGATCGGTTCGATGAGGGTACCGTGGTGGGGCCCGAGGAGATGCACCGGGCCGGGCTGGTGGGCCGCGCGCCCGCCGGCGGCGTCAAGGTGCTGGGGCAGGGCGAGCTGAGCAAGGCCCTGACCGTGCGCGCCAACGCCTTCTCCCGCAGCGCCGTCGCCAAGATCGAAGCGGCCGGCGGGACGGTGGAGCCGATCCTCCCGCCCAAGCCCCCCGTGCGGAACCCGATGGGCTCCGCCCACGGCACGGAACGCAGGTAACACCCGTCCGGCGATGAGGCATCCATGAGCGTCCTGGAGCATCTGGGCAATATCTGGCGGATCCGCGACCTCCGCCGCAAGATACTGATCACACTCGGGCTGCTCGCCGCCTGCCGGGTCGGCGTCTACGTGCCGCTGCCGAACGTGGACGTCAAGGCCCTGGGCGCCCTGTTCGCCTCGCTGGCGGACAGCCCCGCCGGGCAGGCGCTCGGGCTGGTCAACCTGTTCGCCGGCGGAGCCCTCAGCCAGGGCGCCATCTTCGGGCTCGGCATCATGCCCTACATCAGCGCGTCGATCATATTCACCCTCCTGGCCAACGTGATCCCCAGCCTCGAGGCCCTCCGCAAGGAAGGGGCCGCCGGCCAGCGCAAGCTGAACCAGTACACCCGCATCGCCACCGTCTTCATCTGCCTGTTCCAGGGCATGTTCGTCGTGCGCGGCCTCTACGGCTCGGAGGTCATCCCCTATGCCATCCAGACCTCCGGGTGGGCCTCCCTGAAGTTCATGCTCACCAGCGGGTTCCTGCTCATGGTCGGCACCCTGTTCCTCATGTGGCTCGGCGAGCAGATCGACGAACACGGCATCGGCAACGGCATCTCGCTGATCATCACCGTCGGCATCCTGGACCGCATGCCGGCCGCCATCGCCGAGATGCGCCAGAGCCTCATGAACGCCGACAGCCAGCAGAACGCGATCCTCAAGGTCGTCCTGCTCCTGGCGCTCTTCGTGGGCATCATCGTGGCCATCATCTACATCACCGGCGGCGAGCGCCGCATACCCATCCAGCAGCAGAAGCACGTGCGCGGGCCGAGGGTCTACGGCGGCCAGAAGCACTACCTGCCGCTGCGCGTGAACCAGGCCGACGTCATGCCCATCATCTTCGCGCAGTCGCTGCTGATGTTCCCGGCCATCATCGCCGGCGCACTCGTCGGCGCCCTGGCCGACAAGCCGGACAGCATCCTGCGCGGCATCTCCCAGTGGGTGATGGACGCCGTCTCCGGCCGGAACCTCACGTTCACCTACGTCGTCCTCTACGGAGGGCTGCTGTTCTTCTTCTGCTACTTCTGGACGGCGGTGATGTTCAACCCGAAGGAGATGAGCGAGAACCTGCAGAGCTACGGCAGCTTCATCCCCGGCATCCGCCCCGGCAAGCGCACCGCCAACTACCTGGAAGGCATCATGAACCGCGTCACGCTGGCCGGCAGCTTCTTCCTCCTGGTCATCGCCATCATGCCGCAACTGGTCAGCGCCGCCCTCGACGTGGGCCTGATGGGCTCGTTCTACGGCGGCACCAGCATCCTGATCATCGTCGGCGTGACGCTGAACGTCGTGCGCAAGATCAACGACCACCTGGAGATGCGCCGCTACAGCGGATTCGCCGCCGGTGCCGGCGGACGCCGACGCAGCCGCCGACGCTGAGCAGGCGGCCCCCGCGCCGGGCGCCGTCAGACTGGAAAGGAATGCTCCCGTGAAATTCGTCTTCCTGGGCCCCCCGGGTGCCGGCAAGGGAACGCAGGCGGCCCGCATGGCCGTGCGCTTCAACGTGCAGCACGCATCGACCGGCGACATGTTCCGCAAGGCCGCCGCTGCCGGGTCGGAGCTGGGCCGGACCGTCAAGGACTATCTGGACAGCGGCCGGCTCGTGCCGGACGAACTGACCTCCCGCGTGGTCGAAGAACTCGTGCTGGATGCCGGCGACGGCTACATCCTGGACGGATACCCCCGCACCCTGGGACAGGCCGAAGCGCTGGCCGCCAACCTGGAGCGGCGGGGGCTGAGGCTGGACGGCGTCGTCTACTTCGACCTGAGCGACCAGGAGGCCGTGCGCCGCCTGACCGGCCGGCTGGTCTGCTCCGGGTGCGGGCGGAACTACCACAGGGAGTTCATGCCGCCGAAGGCGACGGATGTGTGCGACGACTGCGGCGCCGCCCTGCGCGTGCGCAGCGACAGCGCCGAAGACGTCGTGCGGCAGCGGCTGGCCGTGTACCATGAGATGACAGAGCCCCTGGTCCGCTACTATCGGGACCGAGGCCTGCTGGAGAACGTGGACGCCTCCGCCGCCCCGGACGACGTGGAACGCGCCACGGGCGCGCTGCTGGAACGCCTGGCCCGCAGCGAAGGCGACCGATGACCGGGATCGAGGTCAAGACGCCCGCGCAGGTCGCGCAGATGCGCCAGGCCGGGCGGCTGGTG is a window from the Candidatus Brocadiaceae bacterium genome containing:
- a CDS encoding 50S ribosomal protein L24, yielding MAGIQNKLHVRRGDTVEIITGSGRGMRGRVLRTLPAEGKVVVEGANMVWKHLRRSQDRPRGGRIQVEAPVHASNVALVCPHRECVRFDRPVRTRTLVKEDGKKVRLCSKCGTELPKLE
- the rplE gene encoding 50S ribosomal protein L5; translation: MSDTAPTTQAAPYVPRLKDYYARQVVPQLMERYGLKNPLAAPRLVKIVLNMGIGEAVADQNAMADALLTLRTITGQQPVVTKARRSEAGFRVRRGVPLGCKVTLRGGRMYEFLDRLISIALPRVRDFRGLSVDSFDGSGNYSLGLRECVVFPELDLDKLKNLYGLDITIVTTARTDQEALELLSLFGMPFRR
- a CDS encoding type Z 30S ribosomal protein S14, encoding MAQKAWIVRSLRPPKFTSRQRNRCKLCGRPRGYLRKFRICRICFRTLASKGEIPGVSKASW
- the rpsH gene encoding 30S ribosomal protein S8, with product MMTDPIADMLTRVRNALAVERETVEMPASVEKESVARVLKDEGYIDDFQVVGELPHRMLKIYLKYGPLGEQVIHELKRVSRPGRRVYRGVGELGHVHNGLGIWVVSTNKGIISDRQCRIRKVGGEVLCSVF
- the rplF gene encoding 50S ribosomal protein L6, translating into MSRTGNKEIEVPRGVQVTVDGPRVSVKGPLGELSHELPDRLELDYRPETGRLVVRRRDESRQARALHGLHRSLLANMVEGVARGFSCVLEIHGTGYNVNVRGGSLVLQIGFCHEVVFDLPSGITVEVEQSAAQAGRPARFAVKGPDKHAVKQFAATVRAVRPPEPYKGKGIRYDGEYVRRKEGKAFAGLDR
- a CDS encoding 50S ribosomal protein L18; this encodes MNNSKRRDTLRRSRHRRVRRRMQGTAERPRLCVFRSNKHIYAQVTDDWRQHTLLCCSSLSSELKGQLKHGGSIESAVKVGELLGRKCLEAGITALVFDRGGYRYHGRVKALAEAARAQFTQAGAPGF
- the rpsE gene encoding 30S ribosomal protein S5; the encoded protein is MARRDDESGLIEEVIGIYYHTKVTKGGRNVSMAALVALGDGKGKIGLGYQKARGVPTAIEKASKEARKNMRKVHLVGDTVAHEVWGRHCTSRVLLRPATPGTGVKAGGTVRSVMNAAGVRNVLSKVYGGTNPINVAKATMDALVNLLSRQTVADLRGTDVRLFHPQADWKTGAPVVTDAPVAAPAEAPDAPGAEAAASAEAATVAEEPATDQ
- the rplO gene encoding 50S ribosomal protein L15, whose amino-acid sequence is MDIGRAKAAVTRRATRKRVGRGPGSGHGKTSGRGHNGARSRSGWSSRGVTGGAAPLWRRLPKRGFSNMPFKQEPDVVNVGRLDRFDEGTVVGPEEMHRAGLVGRAPAGGVKVLGQGELSKALTVRANAFSRSAVAKIEAAGGTVEPILPPKPPVRNPMGSAHGTERR
- the secY gene encoding preprotein translocase subunit SecY produces the protein MSVLEHLGNIWRIRDLRRKILITLGLLAACRVGVYVPLPNVDVKALGALFASLADSPAGQALGLVNLFAGGALSQGAIFGLGIMPYISASIIFTLLANVIPSLEALRKEGAAGQRKLNQYTRIATVFICLFQGMFVVRGLYGSEVIPYAIQTSGWASLKFMLTSGFLLMVGTLFLMWLGEQIDEHGIGNGISLIITVGILDRMPAAIAEMRQSLMNADSQQNAILKVVLLLALFVGIIVAIIYITGGERRIPIQQQKHVRGPRVYGGQKHYLPLRVNQADVMPIIFAQSLLMFPAIIAGALVGALADKPDSILRGISQWVMDAVSGRNLTFTYVVLYGGLLFFFCYFWTAVMFNPKEMSENLQSYGSFIPGIRPGKRTANYLEGIMNRVTLAGSFFLLVIAIMPQLVSAALDVGLMGSFYGGTSILIIVGVTLNVVRKINDHLEMRRYSGFAAGAGGRRRSRRR
- a CDS encoding adenylate kinase, with the protein product MKFVFLGPPGAGKGTQAARMAVRFNVQHASTGDMFRKAAAAGSELGRTVKDYLDSGRLVPDELTSRVVEELVLDAGDGYILDGYPRTLGQAEALAANLERRGLRLDGVVYFDLSDQEAVRRLTGRLVCSGCGRNYHREFMPPKATDVCDDCGAALRVRSDSAEDVVRQRLAVYHEMTEPLVRYYRDRGLLENVDASAAPDDVERATGALLERLARSEGDR